Genomic DNA from Prunus persica cultivar Lovell chromosome G1, Prunus_persica_NCBIv2, whole genome shotgun sequence:
TGACAGATTAGCTCAAATCTTCAATGTCCACATATATCCATATGGCCAACTTGGACTTTAAATGCATGCAATTTCTTCCCCCCAGTTGATTTTCTTTGACTTGTATTGTATTGCAGTGTATGAGGTGTTTGAACGCATGGCATATTATGGAATATCGTCGAATTTGGTCTTGTATTTGACCAAAAAGCTTCACCAAGGGACTGTGACTTCTGCGAATAATGTGACCAATTGGGTTGGCACCATTTGGATCACTCCTATTTTGGGAGCATATGTGGCCGATGCTCATCTGGGTCGTTATTGGACATTTCTCATTGCATCCATTATCTATCTATCGGTAAGTCGTTCAAACCACTCATGCACTTGTGACTGGTCTAAAGTCAACATATTTGTTTGCGCCGTCCATTTCTACCATGATTTCAAACCTAAATGTGTCGTTATTAACACGAATAAAGAATTGAACTCGAGTACGAAAAGAGAAGCACGTAGTCTAATTGGACTAATTGCCTGCTACACGATTATCTGATGACAGAATATTTTATATGTACTTGTTTGATAATCATTTTAACTATAATTACGTACATAAATAcaaatcatctattttttaagtttacattcataaatcatctttacaaaaaaattagacaaatcggaaaccataTCGACATCCAATTATAtcatacaaaatcaataagcacggtacttcaagaaaatactaaaatttcaataacacaATTCAAGTGGTCaaactatatataattattgaaaCTTCAATAATATTGCTTTGATTGGATTGGTGCACGAAAGTTCATTGACTTGGAAAATCTGTGTTTTTAAGACAGTAGTAGGAAGACATCGTTGTCATCTAGACTCTGTCTGATGTCACAACTGGGCGACtagtttgaatttttctggCCGGCGCcggtcatatatatattttagttaTACGTCTTTTTCTACGTCTATACATTTTCGTCTTAGCCTTACAGAGTATACAGAGCTGGATTTCTTGTATATTTCTCTTGATTCAACTATACAGGTCCACATTAATCAACCCATGCATGTGGATATGGTCCAAAACATTTTATTCTAAGCTAGGAGACATATGTATGAGGAGGGGCATGATGATGTCAAGATTGGGTCGAGAAAAATACAAGAatgacaaattaattaattaattatttgatggggtttaattaattatctaatctcataatttgtttttttttttcatttataattaatttgcaGGGAATGTCTGTATTAACCCTTGCAGTTTCACTTCCTTCTTTGAAACCACCTCCCTGCCGAGATCCCCATGTCGAAAACTGCAAGAAGGCCTCCCCATTACATCTAGCTGTGTTCTATGGTGCCCTCTACACTCTGGCCATTGGAACAGGTGGAACAAAACCCAACATATCAACCATTGGAGCAGACCAGTTTGATGATTTTGATCCCAAAGAGAAGAACCAGAAACTCTCCTTTTTCAACTGGTGGATGTTCAGCATCTTCTTTGGCACACTCTTTGCCAACACAGTTCTTGTCTACATACAAGACAATGTGGGCTGGACCTTGGGATATGGCCTTCCAACTCTTGGCCTTCTTATATCTGTTATAATCTTCTTGGCTGGCACACCATTTTACAGGCACAAGGTGCCTACTGGCAGCCCCTTCACAAGGATGGCTAAGGTCATAGTTGCTGCAGTGAGGAAATGGACTGTGACTTTGCCTAGCGACCCTAAGGAGCTCCATGAGCTTAACTTGGAGGATtatacaaaaaaaggaaaattcagAATTGATTCCACACCAACCTTAAGGTTTGTAAATATACATTCATTGACTtaggctttttattttatttttaggtaaCTCTGTTCTGAAAATTTGGTGATGTGTATATTCATGCAGGTTCCTCAACAAAGCTGCTGTGAAAACAGGCTCAAACAGTCCGTGGAAGCTATGCGCAGTAACCCAAGTAGAGGAGACCAAGCAAATGATACGAATGGTCCCAATCTTGGTAGCCACATTTGTACCAAGCATTATGATTGCACAAGTAAATACCTTGTTTGTAAAGCAAGGCACCACCCTTGATCGAGCTGTCGGGAGCTTCAAAATCCCCCCTGCAAGTTTATCTGGATTTGTGACCCTCTCCATGCTTGTCAGTGTCGTGCTCTATGACCGGTTCTTCGTCAAGATCATGCAAAAGTTGACAAAAAATCCTAGAGGAATCACTCTCCTTCAAAGAATGACAATTGGAATGCTTTTCCACATTATAATTATGGTCATTGCATCTCTAACTGAGAGGTATAGGCTTAATCTTGCAAAGGAACATGGCGTAGTCGAAAATGGAGGACAAGTTCCCATAACCATATTGATTTTACTTCCCCAATTTGTGCTCATGGGAACAGCTGATGCTTTTCTAGAGGTTGCCAAAATTGAGTTCTTCTATGACCAGGCACCTGAAAGTATGAAGAGTCTTGGGACTTCTTATTCCATGACCACTTTGGGGATGGGAAACTTTCTTAGCAGCTTCCTTCTTTCAACAGTTTCACACATCACCAAGAAGCATGGTCACAAAGGATGGATTCTGAACAACCTAAATGCTTCTCATCTTGACTACTACTATGCATTTTTTGCCGTACTAAACGCCTTgaacttcattttcttcttggttATGACTAAGATGTATGTGTACAAGGCTGAAATTTCGGATTCGATAAAAGTACTCACAGAAGAATTGAGGGAGACAACCTACAAGCCATCTAACAAAGAAGAATCATAGACATAGCTAAAATAAGCAACCTATGCcgcagaaattgaagatgaaacTGAAATTGTTGACAGTCCCCAGCTCAGTTTGTTAAAAAGGCCTTTAACAGAGCTTGTAGATAGGAATGGTGGATCATGGTAGTGTGTGTAAGGGAGGCGGAAAAATATAAAGCTGTGAATGCTTGCTAGTATTTGCCGGTAAGTACATCATTAGaagttgaaatatatatatagtacttCCAGTTCTCAAATGAAGGATGTGTTCATGAATATCTTAGAATATCTGAATAGAAACAATTTCTTGAAACTCTTGTCAATAACTTTAATAATGGTGGTAGGACAAATATATTCAGAgttcaatttgttttgtaAACTTGGATGAAGGATAAGAAAAATGACCTTCACAAACTCCATTTGCCCAATGCCTACAAATAATGATAACGAATTTGTACAATCATCTCTCTATACCCAGCAATATATTGGTTTAGCATTAAAAGTTCAGGAAATTTGGATACAATGTGCCCCCTCACATTTccctcaaattttctttttggtcacACTGCTGGAAGTTAGTACTAGAATGCACCAAGGATATAAACACACTGATTTCAAAATGTACATGAAAATTCATCCTCATCACCTCCTCTTTGCTAGCTGGAATGTCCTCTTTAAGAATTGGTTTGCTGCTTTGTCATTCCTGTGGCACAAAACCCTCAATATTGTGTTTGGATCTGACCTGTTCCATCTTCCTGTTGTTGGAGGCATGGGCAGCCTTTGCCCTGAACCCGCAACTCCAATCCCACTTGTTTCGCAAGTCACAATGCTGAAATCTTCCATTAGTTGTTCAGTACATTGCCCCATCAATTCTATCACTCCTTCCGTTGTCTCCCCTTCGTGTTCCACCACATCCTTGGCCATCAACCCTTCTCCACAAGTGCAAAAAACCCGTTTTAAGCTGTCCAAGTCTTCCTCAATCATCTCATGGTCAGTTCGGTAAAACACCCGGGAGCTTCCTCCAGCAACCAAAACCATAAGGAACGCTTCAAAAGAAGCCCTCATTACTTCTTTTATCGCCAAGGCCTGAGCCCTGTCGGTGAGGATTGCACCCAAGAGAGTCAGGTTCTGCTTGAGAATCCGCAATGCAGGTTTAATTCGTGCATTGGCTACATCACCAAGGTAGAGGCTATCATAGAAGACAGAGTTTGAGTCAAGGAAGATCAAGCGGTAGGCAGCTACTTCTGAGACATGTTGGCATGCTGCTTGGATGGCTAAGTGGGCAAGTTCAAAGTAGGAAGAGGCATTGCCGTGATTCCTGCGGCTGTTGGAACAACGGCTACGGGGTGTTGAAGGAACGATTTtaggggagagggagaggttTTTGTCAAGAGAATGAAGGTGGGAAAGAAGATAGTGCAAGGTGTTGAGGCGGATGTAGAGGCGTTGCGTTCCTCTGCTTGTTGATGGGCGAGGATTGTTACCGTCATTTATTCCATTTGGGTGACAATCTTCTGCTCCAATACTACATGGGCTAGCTTTTTTCCACAGTTTGAGGAACTTCGAGTCCCGGTTACATCTTGTTAGAGGAGGAAGCGTGGGGATATAACTTTGTTTCGAACCTGAGATAGAAAGACTTTGATTAACACAAAACCTTCCAAGAATCTTTAACTGCTACCAAAATATACTTTGACATAAAAAATATGGATATTAAGAAACATGTAATGTATCTCCATGATCTTACCACATGAAGCAACAAATGTAGTATAGTCCTTGAAAAGATGCTCCAACCCATTAGCAAGATCATGAACTATATTTTCGGTAATTCCTATTGGAATTTCAAAGAAGTCCTCCACTGTTTCCTTGGCCAATTTCATTAGCTCCTCAGCTGATTGTGCATATGGCTCCGATTTGGACTTCGGATTCCATGTCTGCAACACAGATAACTTGTTCAAGTAAGTCAATTTTAGTAAGATTTGATTGTAAAGCAAAGCTTAAAACTTACCTCGCTTTCTTTTGCTCTATTAACACACTCTTTCCCCGCTTTCAATCTCTCATTAATCCATCTTTTCAAGAGGTTCATAATGATTGAATCCACTTCATATGGAACCATCTCTCTCACAATTGCTTTGCCACCATCTTCACATTCAGCAGAGTCCTCAACCACCATTTGGAGCAGAACCTTTTCTAGCTTTCCTGCCCTCTGCAATATCTCAACTGTCTCAGATGTAAGTGTGGATACCCCATTTAAGTATTGCTTTAGTACAGCTCCATAGCAATTGTGCAGTGTCACGGCTGCGACCCCAGCTGCAGTTGTGTGCCACCTCTTCAGTATGGGACTGAAGCTCTCCCTCTCCTTCAAGGCTAAATCCTCTGTCTCTTTGGCCAGTTTAAGCAATGCTTCAGTCACGGCGTCCTCTGCCACTTCAGTGACATTCCCAGCTTCCATAATCTGTTGTAAGGCACAATAAAAGGGAAGATTAGAAGCAAATCACACTTATTTTCAACACTATGTATAATGGGAAATGTCTCTTGTCACACTAGCATGCTATCTCACCAAATTGTGAATCACGACCGTTGATTAAGTGAAGTCACATTAGAATATGcaattttaattaacaatCTGACAACATAACATATCAACAACTAATTAACATTAATATAGTAGTAATTAAGGAGCACATAAATACCTTTTCAAAAGCATTTTTCATGGAAGATCGAATGTAGTAATCCACACGATCACCGGAGTTGTCCACCACTTTAATATCACCTTTCACTCCTCCTCCCCTTTCTGTGATTGTAACATCTTCACCCAAGATCTTGGAAGAAGACAAGGCCAAAGGGAGAAGGTTCTCAATTTGGCCAACTGTTCCCCTCTGGAAATAATCATGGTAGCTCAACAATTTCTTTTCTGCCCACCCCTGCATAGAGCACAACACCGAAGACAAGATCTTCACATACAAAGCCTCCCTATCCGGCCTCTTGGCATTGTTCGCAACTTCAGCCAACATGGCATGTGCAGCACACAAAAGGTCAGGCTCAATCTGCGCGGTTGAGACATATTGCTGAAACAAAACCCATGTAAAGCACACGTTGTGTATAGGCCTAGTGATGCCCAATGTCGACCATGTCTTCTTCATGAGCTCGAGGAGCTCATCGACTTCATCGAGTACTAATGTCTCGTCTCTGATATCGAAGATTGAATAGAGAAGAGAAATATAGATGTGGATGTTGAGGGGGTAGCCATCAGCCCAATGACAAACATCTGTTGGAGTTCCGTTGGAGC
This window encodes:
- the LOC18790051 gene encoding protein NRT1/ PTR FAMILY 5.2, producing the protein MAAEEGGQRVDQYTQDGTVDLKGNPVLRSKRGGWTACSFVVVYEVFERMAYYGISSNLVLYLTKKLHQGTVTSANNVTNWVGTIWITPILGAYVADAHLGRYWTFLIASIIYLSGMSVLTLAVSLPSLKPPPCRDPHVENCKKASPLHLAVFYGALYTLAIGTGGTKPNISTIGADQFDDFDPKEKNQKLSFFNWWMFSIFFGTLFANTVLVYIQDNVGWTLGYGLPTLGLLISVIIFLAGTPFYRHKVPTGSPFTRMAKVIVAAVRKWTVTLPSDPKELHELNLEDYTKKGKFRIDSTPTLRFLNKAAVKTGSNSPWKLCAVTQVEETKQMIRMVPILVATFVPSIMIAQVNTLFVKQGTTLDRAVGSFKIPPASLSGFVTLSMLVSVVLYDRFFVKIMQKLTKNPRGITLLQRMTIGMLFHIIIMVIASLTERYRLNLAKEHGVVENGGQVPITILILLPQFVLMGTADAFLEVAKIEFFYDQAPESMKSLGTSYSMTTLGMGNFLSSFLLSTVSHITKKHGHKGWILNNLNASHLDYYYAFFAVLNALNFIFFLVMTKMYVYKAEISDSIKVLTEELRETTYKPSNKEES
- the LOC18788577 gene encoding uncharacterized protein LOC18788577, with protein sequence MGPGHQYHARRDSLCSSFLAPRPDYHDSDPDLIWPFGKLDGIDRDDVRETAYEIFFTACRSAPGFGGRNALVFYSNHENNNSNSNNNGGGDGSGSGSGSKPNGVVTTPTSRVKRALGLKMLKRSPSRRMVSGAGNGGWSSPSSPNGSNSSGSPGISFTVPPSRPRRPMTSAEIMRQQMRVTEGSDNRLRKTLMRTLVGQMGRRAETIILPLELLRHLKPSEFNDPHEYHFWQKRQLKILEAGLLLHPSIPLDKSNTFAMRLRDIIRSVDTKAIDTGKNSDTMRTLCNSVVSLSWRSSNGTPTDVCHWADGYPLNIHIYISLLYSIFDIRDETLVLDEVDELLELMKKTWSTLGITRPIHNVCFTWVLFQQYVSTAQIEPDLLCAAHAMLAEVANNAKRPDREALYVKILSSVLCSMQGWAEKKLLSYHDYFQRGTVGQIENLLPLALSSSKILGEDVTITERGGGVKGDIKVVDNSGDRVDYYIRSSMKNAFEKIMEAGNVTEVAEDAVTEALLKLAKETEDLALKERESFSPILKRWHTTAAGVAAVTLHNCYGAVLKQYLNGVSTLTSETVEILQRAGKLEKVLLQMVVEDSAECEDGGKAIVREMVPYEVDSIIMNLLKRWINERLKAGKECVNRAKESETWNPKSKSEPYAQSAEELMKLAKETVEDFFEIPIGITENIVHDLANGLEHLFKDYTTFVASCGSKQSYIPTLPPLTRCNRDSKFLKLWKKASPCSIGAEDCHPNGINDGNNPRPSTSRGTQRLYIRLNTLHYLLSHLHSLDKNLSLSPKIVPSTPRSRCSNSRRNHGNASSYFELAHLAIQAACQHVSEVAAYRLIFLDSNSVFYDSLYLGDVANARIKPALRILKQNLTLLGAILTDRAQALAIKEVMRASFEAFLMVLVAGGSSRVFYRTDHEMIEEDLDSLKRVFCTCGEGLMAKDVVEHEGETTEGVIELMGQCTEQLMEDFSIVTCETSGIGVAGSGQRLPMPPTTGRWNRSDPNTILRVLCHRNDKAANQFLKRTFQLAKRR